The genomic DNA GTCGACGAACAGCAGAACGTCGTTACCTTCGTCACGGAACTTCTCGGCCATGGTCAGGCCGGTCAGGGCTACGCGCAGACGGTTTCCCGGCGGCTCGTTCATCTGGCCGTAGACCAGTGCCACTTTGTCCAGAACGTTGGAATCCTTCATCTCGTGGTAGAAGTCGTTACCCTCACGAGTACGCTCACCCACACCGGCGAACACGGAATAACCGCTGTGCTCGATGGCGATGTTACGGATCAGTTCCATCATGTTTACGGTCTTGCCTACACCGGCACCACCGAACAGACCCACTTTACCGCCCTTGGCGAACGGGCAAACCAGGTCGATAACCTTGATGCCGGTTTCCAGCAGTTCGTTGCCACCGGCCTGTTCAGCGAAGGTTGGCGCAGGACGGTGAATGCCCCAGCGCTCTTCGGTGTCGATCGGGCCAGCTTCGTCGATCGGGTTGCCCAGTACGTCCATGATCCGGCCCAGGGTCGCTTTACCGACCGGTACGGAGATGGCTGCGCCAGTGTTGTTGACGTCCAGACCGCGCTTCAAGCCCTCGGTGGAGCCCATCGCAATGGTACGAACCACGCCGTCACCCAGCTGCTGCTGAACTTCCAGGGTGGTTTCGGCGCCTTGAACCTTCAAGGCGTCGTAGATGCTCGGTACGCTGTCGCGTGGGAATTCCACGTCGATAACGGCGCCGATGATTTGAACGATACGTCCGCTACTCATAGCTGGATCCTCTGAATATTTGAACCGTTAAACCGCGGCAGCGCCGCCGACGATTTCCGAGATCTCTTGGGTGATCGCAGCCTGACGCGCCTTGTTGTAGATCAGCTGCAAATCGCTGATCAAATCACCGGCGTTGTCGGTAGCGTTCTTCATCGCGATCATCCGCGCCGCTTGTTCAGCTGCGTTGTTCTCGACCACCGCCTGGTAGACCTGCGACTCCACGTAGCGGACCATCAAGCCGTCAAGCAGCTCCTTGGCATCCGGTTCGTAGAGATAGTCCCAGTGGTGCTTGAGTTCCTGTTCCGGGGTCGCCACCAGTGGAATCAACTGCTCCACGGTCGGCTGTTGCGTCATGGTGTTGATGAACTTGTTGGATACCACGGACAGGCGGTCGATCCGGCCTTCCAGGTAAGCATCCAGCATCACCTTGACGCTGCCGATCAGGTCATTGATCGACGGTTCTTCACCCAGGTGGCTGATAGCAGCGACGACGTTACCGCCGAAGTTGCGGAAGAAAGCCGCACCCTTGCTACCGACCACGCACAGATCGATCTCGACGCCTTGTTCGCGGTTTACCGCCATGTCCTTGACCAGGGCCTTGAACAGGTTGGTGTTCAAGCCACCGCACAGACCACGGTCACTGCTC from Pseudomonas beijingensis includes the following:
- the atpD gene encoding F0F1 ATP synthase subunit beta, producing the protein MSSGRIVQIIGAVIDVEFPRDSVPSIYDALKVQGAETTLEVQQQLGDGVVRTIAMGSTEGLKRGLDVNNTGAAISVPVGKATLGRIMDVLGNPIDEAGPIDTEERWGIHRPAPTFAEQAGGNELLETGIKVIDLVCPFAKGGKVGLFGGAGVGKTVNMMELIRNIAIEHSGYSVFAGVGERTREGNDFYHEMKDSNVLDKVALVYGQMNEPPGNRLRVALTGLTMAEKFRDEGNDVLLFVDNIYRYTLAGTEVSALLGRMPSAVGYQPTLAEEMGVLQERITSTKQGSITSIQAVYVPADDLTDPSPATTFAHLDATVVLSRDIASLGIYPAVDPLDSTSRQLDPNVIGQEHYDTARGVQYVLQRYKELKDIIAILGMDELSEADKQLVNRARKIQRFLSQPFFVAEVFTGASGKYVSLKDTIAGFKGILNGDYDHLPEQAFYMVGGIEEAIEKAKKL
- the atpG gene encoding F0F1 ATP synthase subunit gamma; the protein is MAGAKEIRSKIASIKSTQKITSAMEKVAVSKMRKAQMRMAASRPYAERIRQVIGHLANANPEYRHPFMIDRAVKRVGYVVVSSDRGLCGGLNTNLFKALVKDMAVNREQGVEIDLCVVGSKGAAFFRNFGGNVVAAISHLGEEPSINDLIGSVKVMLDAYLEGRIDRLSVVSNKFINTMTQQPTVEQLIPLVATPEQELKHHWDYLYEPDAKELLDGLMVRYVESQVYQAVVENNAAEQAARMIAMKNATDNAGDLISDLQLIYNKARQAAITQEISEIVGGAAAV